One genomic region from Listeria monocytogenes encodes:
- a CDS encoding LysR family transcriptional regulator, with the protein MELRVLNYFLTVAREKTISRAADVLHLSQPTLSKQLKELEEELGVTLFIRGNRSITLTEDGLYLANRGKEILSLVELTTSNLLQNETISGKIMIGAAETRGFEFIGSLLHELREKHPDITFQLHSGNADDVLEKIEHGLLDFGLVINPVEKLQYDYLPLTIEDTWGILVNTKHPLAKKTVVTPSDIETNPIVVSNQSFIDNQLASWLGGHFEQLNVIGRYNLLYNASLLAKENIASILCIDGIINTENTNLKFIPFSPPLTAGLSIVWKKNQTFSSASKEFLRLIQKTCSK; encoded by the coding sequence ATGGAGCTTCGTGTGTTGAATTATTTTTTAACTGTTGCACGTGAAAAAACGATTAGTAGAGCTGCTGATGTACTTCATCTTTCTCAACCAACACTTTCTAAACAATTGAAAGAACTCGAGGAAGAATTAGGGGTAACTTTATTTATTCGTGGAAATAGGTCTATTACGTTGACGGAGGATGGGCTTTATTTAGCGAATCGTGGGAAAGAAATTTTATCTTTAGTGGAGTTGACTACTTCGAATTTGCTGCAGAATGAGACGATTAGCGGAAAAATAATGATTGGTGCTGCTGAAACAAGAGGATTTGAATTTATCGGTAGCCTGTTACATGAACTCAGAGAGAAACATCCCGACATTACTTTTCAATTGCATAGCGGCAATGCAGATGACGTTTTAGAAAAAATTGAGCACGGGTTACTGGATTTTGGTTTGGTAATTAATCCTGTGGAAAAACTACAATATGACTATTTACCACTTACTATAGAAGATACTTGGGGGATTTTAGTCAATACAAAACATCCTTTAGCGAAAAAAACGGTTGTAACTCCTAGTGATATAGAAACTAATCCGATTGTCGTTTCAAACCAGTCTTTCATTGATAATCAGCTAGCTAGTTGGCTTGGAGGGCATTTTGAACAATTGAATGTTATTGGTAGATATAATTTACTTTATAACGCTTCTTTGCTCGCTAAGGAGAACATCGCAAGTATTCTTTGTATTGACGGTATTATCAATACGGAAAATACTAACTTGAAGTTTATTCCCTTTTCGCCACCTTTAACTGCTGGTCTAAGTATTGTGTGGAAAAAGAATCAGACTTTCTCCAGTGCCTCGAAAGAATTTTTACGCCTAATACAAAAAACTTGCTCAAAATAA
- a CDS encoding DapH/DapD/GlmU-related protein — MIEQDLQNRLVGQEILHGSDLLDEIHEVKQNNEQLIIELNTKYHTKKEVTKYLSDITGKPVDPSVDVSLPFYSDFGKHITFGKNIFINLNVTFVDLGGITIEDNVLIGPGARLVTVNHLVSPKKRRGLRVAPICVKKNAWIGANTTILSGVTIGENAIVAADATVTKDVPPNVIVAGSPAKQIRKIIEE, encoded by the coding sequence ATGATAGAACAAGATTTACAGAATAGGCTAGTCGGCCAAGAAATTCTTCATGGGTCAGATTTGTTAGACGAAATTCACGAAGTAAAGCAAAACAATGAACAACTTATCATCGAACTAAACACCAAGTACCACACAAAAAAAGAAGTGACCAAATATCTCAGTGACATTACCGGAAAACCAGTCGATCCGTCAGTCGATGTCTCCCTTCCTTTTTACAGTGACTTCGGAAAACATATTACTTTTGGTAAAAATATCTTTATCAATTTAAATGTTACTTTCGTGGATTTGGGAGGGATTACCATTGAAGATAACGTTTTAATTGGCCCAGGAGCAAGGCTTGTCACGGTCAACCACTTAGTAAGCCCTAAAAAAAGACGGGGACTACGGGTAGCGCCGATTTGTGTGAAGAAAAACGCCTGGATTGGCGCAAACACAACGATATTATCAGGTGTAACAATCGGCGAAAATGCCATCGTTGCTGCAGATGCTACCGTTACAAAAGATGTCCCACCTAACGTCATCGTCGCGGGAAGCCCAGCCAAACAAATTCGTAAAATTATTGAGGAATAA
- a CDS encoding SDR family oxidoreductase, whose amino-acid sequence MTIKNKVIIITGASSGIGKATALLLAEKGAKLVLAARRVEKLEKIVQIIKANSGEAIFAKTDVTKREDNKKLVELAIERYGKVDAIFLNAGIMPNSPLSALKEDEWEQMIDINIKGVLNGIAAVLPSFIAQKSGHIIATSSVAGLKAYPGGAVYGATKWAVRDLMEVLRMESAQEGTNIRTATIYPAAINTELLETITDKETEQGMTSLYKQYGITPDRIASIVAYAIDQPEDVNVNEFTVGPTSQPW is encoded by the coding sequence ATGACAATCAAAAATAAAGTAATTATTATAACCGGAGCATCATCTGGCATTGGTAAAGCAACAGCTCTACTTTTGGCTGAAAAAGGAGCGAAATTAGTTCTTGCTGCCCGTCGCGTAGAAAAACTGGAAAAAATTGTTCAAATCATTAAAGCAAATTCAGGTGAAGCAATTTTTGCCAAAACGGATGTAACGAAACGCGAAGATAATAAGAAATTAGTAGAGTTAGCCATTGAAAGATACGGAAAAGTAGATGCCATCTTTTTAAATGCGGGAATCATGCCAAATTCGCCATTATCGGCTTTAAAAGAAGATGAATGGGAGCAAATGATTGATATTAATATTAAAGGCGTACTAAATGGAATTGCGGCTGTTCTGCCTTCTTTCATCGCCCAAAAATCAGGTCATATCATCGCCACTTCATCTGTTGCAGGCTTAAAAGCATATCCCGGCGGCGCAGTATATGGCGCGACTAAATGGGCAGTCCGCGATTTAATGGAAGTTTTACGAATGGAGTCAGCCCAAGAAGGTACCAATATTCGCACAGCGACCATTTATCCAGCTGCTATCAATACGGAATTACTAGAAACAATTACGGATAAAGAAACCGAACAAGGAATGACGAGCTTATACAAACAATATGGTATCACACCAGACCGAATCGCAAGCATCGTCGCCTATGCCATTGATCAACCCGAAGACGTCAACGTAAACGAATTCACTGTCGGACCAACGAGCCAACCGTGGTAA
- the inlA gene encoding class 1 internalin InlA, translating to MRKKRYVWLKSILVAILVFGSGVWINTSNGTNAQAATITQDTPINQIFTDAALAEKMKTVLGKTNVTDTVSQTDLDQVTTLQADRLGIKSIDGLEYLNNLTQINFSNNQLTDITPLKDLTKLVDILMNNNQIADITPLANLTNLTGLTLFNNQITDIDPLKNLTNLNRLELSSNTISDISALSGLTNLQQLSFGNQVTDLKPLANLTTLERLDISSNKVSDISVLAKLTNLESLIATNNQISDITPLGILTNLDELSLNGNQLKDIGTLASLTNLTDLDLANNQISNLAPLSGLTKLTELKLGANQISNISPLAGLTALTNLELNENQLEDISPISNLKNLTYLTLYFNNISDISPVSSLTKLQRLFFYNNKVSDVSSLANLTNINWLSAGHNQISDLTPLANLTRITQLGLNDQAWTNAPVNYKANVSIPNTVKNVTGALIAPATISDGGSYAEPDITWNLPSYTNEVSYTFSQPVTIGKGTTTFSGTVTQPLKAIFNAKFHVDGKETTKEVEAGNLLTEPAKPVKEGHTFVGWFDAQTGGTKWNFSTDKMPTNDINLYAQFSINSYTATFENDGVTTSQTVDYQGLLQEPTPPTKEGYTFKGWYDAKTGGDKWDFATSKMPAKNITLYAQYSANSYTATFDVDGKSTTQAVDYQGLLKEPKAPTKAGYTFKGWYDEKTDGKKWDFATDKMPANDITLYAQFTKNPVAPPTTGGNTPPTTNNGGNTTPPSANIPGSDTSNTSTGNSASTTSTMNAYDPYNSKEASLPTTGDSDNALYLLLGLLAVGTAMALTKKARASK from the coding sequence GTGAGAAAAAAACGATATGTATGGTTGAAAAGTATACTAGTAGCAATATTAGTATTTGGCAGTGGAGTATGGATTAACACGAGCAACGGGACAAATGCTCAGGCAGCTACAATTACACAAGATACTCCTATTAATCAGATTTTTACAGACGCAGCTCTAGCGGAAAAAATGAAGACGGTCTTAGGAAAAACGAATGTAACAGACACGGTCTCGCAAACAGATCTAGACCAAGTTACAACGCTTCAGGCGGATAGATTAGGGATAAAATCTATCGATGGATTGGAATACTTGAACAATTTAACACAAATAAATTTCAGCAATAATCAACTTACGGATATAACGCCACTTAAAGATTTAACTAAGTTAGTTGATATTTTGATGAATAATAATCAAATAGCAGATATAACTCCGCTAGCTAATTTGACGAATCTAACTGGTTTGACTTTGTTCAACAATCAGATAACAGATATAGACCCGCTTAAAAATCTAACAAATTTAAATCGGCTAGAACTATCTAGTAACACGATTAGTGATATTAGTGCGCTTTCAGGTTTAACTAATCTACAGCAATTATCTTTTGGTAATCAAGTGACAGATTTAAAACCATTAGCTAATTTAACAACACTAGAACGACTAGATATTTCAAGTAATAAGGTGTCAGATATTAGTGTTCTGGCTAAATTAACCAATTTAGAAAGTCTTATCGCTACTAACAACCAAATAAGTGATATAACTCCACTTGGGATTTTAACAAATTTGGACGAATTATCCTTAAATGGTAACCAGTTAAAAGATATAGGCACATTGGCGAGTTTAACAAACCTTACAGATTTAGATTTAGCAAATAACCAAATTAGTAATCTAGCACCACTGTCGGGTCTAACAAAACTAACTGAGTTAAAACTTGGAGCTAACCAAATAAGTAACATCAGTCCCCTAGCAGGTTTAACCGCACTCACTAACTTAGAGCTTAATGAAAATCAGCTGGAAGATATTAGCCCAATTTCTAACCTGAAAAATCTCACATATTTAACGTTGTACTTTAATAATATAAGTGATATAAGCCCAGTTTCTAGTTTAACAAAGCTTCAAAGATTATTTTTCTATAATAACAAGGTAAGTGACGTAAGCTCACTTGCGAACTTAACCAATATTAATTGGCTTTCAGCTGGGCATAACCAAATTAGCGATCTTACACCATTGGCTAATTTAACAAGAATCACCCAACTAGGGTTGAATGATCAAGCATGGACAAATGCACCAGTAAACTACAAAGCAAATGTATCCATTCCAAACACGGTGAAAAATGTGACTGGCGCTTTGATTGCACCTGCTACTATTAGCGATGGCGGTAGTTACGCAGAACCGGATATAACATGGAACTTACCTAGTTATACAAATGAAGTAAGCTATACCTTTAGCCAACCTGTCACTATTGGAAAAGGAACGACAACATTTAGTGGAACCGTGACGCAGCCACTTAAGGCAATTTTTAATGCTAAGTTTCATGTGGACGGCAAAGAAACAACCAAAGAAGTGGAAGCTGGGAATTTATTGACTGAACCAGCTAAGCCCGTAAAAGAAGGTCACACATTTGTTGGTTGGTTTGATGCCCAAACAGGCGGAACTAAATGGAATTTCAGTACGGATAAAATGCCGACAAATGACATCAATTTATATGCACAATTTAGTATTAACAGCTACACAGCAACCTTTGAGAATGACGGTGTAACAACATCTCAAACAGTAGATTATCAAGGCTTGTTACAAGAACCTACACCACCAACAAAAGAAGGTTATACTTTCAAAGGCTGGTATGACGCAAAAACTGGTGGTGACAAGTGGGATTTCGCAACTAGCAAAATGCCTGCTAAAAACATCACCTTATATGCCCAATATAGCGCCAATAGCTATACAGCAACGTTTGATGTTGATGGAAAATCAACGACTCAAGCAGTAGACTATCAAGGACTTCTAAAAGAACCAAAGGCACCAACGAAAGCCGGATATACTTTCAAAGGCTGGTATGACGAAAAAACAGATGGGAAAAAATGGGATTTTGCGACGGATAAAATGCCAGCAAATGACATTACGCTGTACGCTCAATTTACGAAAAATCCTGTGGCACCACCAACAACTGGAGGGAACACACCGCCTACAACAAATAACGGCGGGAATACTACACCACCTTCCGCAAATATACCTGGAAGCGACACATCTAACACATCAACTGGGAATTCAGCCAGCACAACAAGTACAATGAACGCTTATGACCCTTATAATTCAAAAGAAGCTTCACTCCCTACAACTGGCGATAGCGATAATGCGCTCTACCTTTTGTTAGGGTTATTAGCAGTAGGAACTGCAATGGCTCTTACTAAAAAAGCACGTGCTAGTAAATAG
- the inlB gene encoding GW domain-containing class 2 internalin InlB, with protein MKEKHNPRRKYCLISGLAIIFSLWIIIGNGAKVQAETITVSTPIKQIFPDDAFAETIKDNLKKKSVTDAVTQNELNSIDQIIANNSDIKSVQGIQYLPNVTKLFLNGNKLTDIKPLTNLKNLGWLFLDENKIKDLSSLKDLKKLKSLSLEHNGISDINGLVHLPQLESLYLGNNKITDITVLSRLTKLDTLSLEDNQISDIVPLAGLTKLQNLYLSKNHISDLRALAGLKNLDVLELFSQECLNKPINHQSNLVVPNTVKNTDGSLVTPEIISDDGDYEKPNVKWHLPEFTNEVSFIFYQPVTIGKAKARFHGRVTQPLKEVYTVSYDVDGTVIKTKVEAGTRITAPKPPTKQGYVFKGWYTEKNGGHEWNFNTDYMSGNDFTLYAVFKAETTEKTVNLTRYVKYIRGNAGIYKLPREDNSLKQGTLASHRCKALTVDREARNGGKLWYRLKNIGWTKAENLSLDRYDKMEYDKGVTAYARVRNASGNSVWTKPYNTAGAKHVNKLSVYQGKNMRILREAKTPITTWYQFSIGGKVIGWVDTRALNTFYKQSMEKPTRLTRYVSANKAGESYYKVPVADNPVKRGTLAKYKNQKLIVDCQATIEGQLWYRIRTSSTFIGWTKAANLRAQK; from the coding sequence GTGAAAGAAAAGCACAACCCAAGAAGGAAGTATTGTTTAATCTCAGGTTTAGCTATTATTTTTAGTTTATGGATAATTATTGGAAACGGGGCGAAAGTACAAGCGGAGACTATCACCGTGTCAACGCCAATCAAGCAAATTTTTCCAGATGATGCTTTTGCAGAAACAATCAAAGACAATTTAAAGAAAAAAAGTGTGACAGATGCAGTGACACAAAATGAATTAAATAGTATAGATCAAATCATTGCGAATAATAGTGATATTAAATCCGTTCAAGGAATTCAGTATTTACCCAATGTGACAAAGTTATTTTTAAACGGGAATAAACTAACAGATATAAAACCCTTAACAAACTTGAAAAATTTAGGATGGCTTTTTTTAGACGAAAATAAAATTAAAGACCTAAGTTCGCTCAAGGATCTAAAAAAATTAAAATCACTTTCTTTGGAGCATAATGGTATAAGTGATATAAACGGACTTGTTCATTTACCACAGCTGGAAAGTTTGTATTTGGGAAATAATAAAATAACGGATATAACGGTTCTTTCACGTTTAACTAAACTGGATACTTTGTCTCTCGAAGATAACCAAATTAGTGATATTGTGCCACTTGCAGGTTTAACTAAATTGCAGAACCTATATTTAAGTAAAAATCACATAAGCGATTTAAGAGCATTAGCAGGACTTAAAAATCTAGATGTTTTAGAATTATTTAGCCAAGAATGTCTTAATAAGCCTATTAATCATCAATCTAATTTGGTCGTTCCGAATACAGTGAAAAACACTGATGGGTCGTTAGTGACTCCAGAAATAATAAGTGATGATGGCGATTATGAAAAACCTAATGTTAAATGGCATTTACCAGAATTTACAAATGAAGTGAGTTTTATTTTCTATCAGCCAGTCACTATTGGAAAAGCAAAAGCAAGATTTCATGGGAGAGTAACCCAACCACTGAAAGAGGTTTACACAGTAAGTTATGATGTTGATGGAACGGTAATAAAAACAAAAGTAGAAGCAGGGACGCGGATAACTGCACCTAAACCTCCGACCAAACAAGGCTATGTTTTTAAAGGATGGTATACTGAAAAAAATGGTGGGCATGAGTGGAATTTTAATACGGATTATATGTCCGGAAATGATTTTACTTTGTACGCAGTATTTAAAGCGGAAACGACCGAAAAAACAGTCAACTTAACCCGCTATGTCAAATATATTCGCGGGAATGCAGGCATCTACAAACTTCCACGAGAAGATAACTCGCTTAAACAAGGAACTCTAGCCTCGCACCGCTGTAAAGCTCTAACTGTTGATAGAGAAGCCCGAAATGGCGGAAAATTATGGTACAGGTTAAAAAATATTGGCTGGACTAAAGCGGAAAACCTTTCCTTAGACCGATACGATAAAATGGAATATGACAAAGGGGTTACCGCTTATGCAAGAGTGAGAAATGCGTCTGGAAATTCGGTTTGGACAAAACCCTACAACACAGCCGGCGCTAAACACGTGAATAAGCTATCGGTCTACCAAGGTAAAAATATGCGTATCTTGCGCGAAGCCAAAACGCCAATTACTACATGGTATCAATTTAGCATTGGTGGTAAAGTAATTGGTTGGGTCGATACCCGAGCACTTAACACATTCTACAAACAAAGTATGGAAAAACCAACCCGTTTAACTCGTTATGTCAGCGCCAATAAAGCTGGCGAATCGTACTATAAAGTCCCGGTAGCAGATAATCCAGTCAAAAGGGGTACTTTAGCCAAGTATAAAAATCAAAAGTTAATTGTTGATTGTCAAGCAACCATCGAAGGTCAACTTTGGTACCGAATAAGGACTAGTTCCACTTTCATTGGTTGGACGAAAGCAGCTAATTTAAGGGCACAGAAATAA
- a CDS encoding Rrf2 family transcriptional regulator, with protein MKGLKKMKYSIQFSDAIHILAYIEIFKNTNLLSSEIIAGSVKTNPANIRKIMSNLKKADLITTQTGKANPILARPPEEISLLDVYKSIEGNTNLIHVDPKTNPDCVVGANIQQVLTSKYDLLQQKIEFEMEKIKLDSIVRDISVLESKDRPQNMEIIEKFL; from the coding sequence TTGAAAGGATTGAAAAAAATGAAATACTCTATCCAATTTAGCGATGCTATCCACATTTTGGCTTATATAGAAATTTTTAAAAATACGAATTTGTTATCGAGTGAAATTATTGCTGGTAGCGTAAAAACAAATCCTGCTAACATTAGAAAAATCATGAGTAATTTAAAAAAAGCTGATTTAATTACTACGCAGACTGGCAAAGCAAATCCGATTCTTGCTAGACCACCAGAAGAAATTTCACTGCTTGATGTTTATAAGAGTATAGAAGGCAATACGAATTTAATTCACGTTGATCCAAAAACCAACCCAGACTGCGTTGTCGGAGCCAATATCCAACAAGTTCTTACGAGTAAATACGATCTGCTCCAACAAAAAATAGAATTTGAAATGGAAAAAATTAAATTAGATAGCATTGTTCGTGATATTTCTGTACTTGAAAGCAAAGACAGACCCCAGAATATGGAAATTATCGAAAAGTTTTTGTAA
- a CDS encoding SDR family oxidoreductase, producing the protein MTYLVTGATGGLGGYALNYLKELVPMSDIYALVRSEEKGTDLKAAGFNIRIGDYSDVESMKQAFAGIDRVLFVSGAPGNRQVEHENVVNAAKEAGVSYIAYTSFAGADKSTSALAEDHFFTEKVIEKSGIAHTFLRNNWYFENEMPMIGGALSAGKFVYAAENGKVGWALKREYAEVAAKAVADADFPEILELSGPLMTYEELTKALKEATGKDFDVISSDDKGFVENLVSVGLSQPVAEMFLSFQHDIKNDQLDVTSDDFEKALGKPLTNRVDALRELLK; encoded by the coding sequence ATGACTTATTTAGTAACTGGTGCAACAGGTGGACTTGGAGGCTACGCATTAAATTATTTGAAAGAGCTCGTTCCCATGTCCGATATTTATGCTTTAGTTCGTAGCGAAGAAAAAGGTACAGACTTGAAAGCAGCAGGATTTAATATCCGTATTGGTGATTATAGTGATGTAGAATCAATGAAGCAAGCATTCGCAGGCATCGACCGCGTATTATTTGTTTCAGGAGCACCTGGTAATCGCCAAGTAGAACACGAAAATGTGGTAAATGCGGCAAAAGAAGCAGGCGTTTCTTACATCGCTTACACAAGTTTCGCAGGCGCAGATAAATCCACAAGCGCTTTAGCAGAAGATCATTTCTTTACCGAAAAAGTAATCGAAAAATCCGGAATCGCGCACACTTTCTTGCGTAACAACTGGTACTTCGAAAATGAAATGCCGATGATCGGTGGCGCATTGAGTGCTGGAAAATTTGTATACGCTGCTGAAAATGGAAAAGTTGGCTGGGCATTAAAACGCGAATACGCAGAAGTAGCCGCAAAAGCTGTTGCGGACGCTGACTTCCCAGAAATCCTTGAATTATCTGGCCCACTCATGACATACGAAGAACTTACAAAAGCATTAAAAGAAGCAACTGGAAAAGATTTCGACGTTATTTCTTCAGATGATAAAGGATTTGTAGAAAATTTAGTTTCTGTCGGTTTATCACAACCTGTCGCAGAAATGTTCTTATCCTTCCAACATGACATTAAGAACGACCAATTAGATGTTACTTCTGATGATTTTGAAAAAGCATTAGGAAAACCATTAACGAATCGCGTGGATGCGCTTCGGGAATTGTTGAAATAA